Part of the Benincasa hispida cultivar B227 chromosome 12, ASM972705v1, whole genome shotgun sequence genome is shown below.
gaccaaaattaccgttttgcccctgtagttatatctaacttcttaagtatcactaatccctctaatgaacaataaatcatagtttaaCTATGaacaaacccctctcgggccaggagagggtgtggcgccatattgttcaattcccagaatcaacccttaagggaacaatttatctacttaccccgacgttagggaatgagtgaattccttcttgtatagatgtgttcccagttcccaatcagacaaatccccaaaatggtagacttgttgagttgtgatctggccactctcacccatacgaatcaaaggatcgccttcataagtaggagttcacaactcattcaggattcaggtcatattatctatggtcatcctagtgaaatgtatgtctctattatgaacaatgttatataatgcGACTAGTCATTTGGTGGTccggtcttacacaaactcctttgcatagaatacccccgctcacatgtcttcacatgaatgatcaggatcagatcacttgtagcactttacaacaattgtaaaatCTACAAAGTAGACCGTACTCGTAGTggcaccaggataaggtatccagccttatccatctactacagaccatttaggataaccttggatgttcaTTTGATGCTAAACgacacttattatgaaagcGGTCCTGGGATAAAAAGTATTGCAGAATATCACTTACATTATCTCTATTTCTGAATCTGACGATGAAAGCGATTGACGATGAGGATGTTGGATTGAAACTCTGAGAGAACACATCAAGAGAACAATGGGATAACTTCGTGgggagtttgaaagaaagtgaaTACAGAGAGTGACCTTCCACTTTGTTCATATCAATGTTATTCAATGCTATTGATAGAATATTAGTTAGGAATAAATACTTCGGTGGAATGTTGGTGTTACATTGAATACATATTGAATGTTGGTGTTGCATTGAATACATATTAaaagttgagttcatttttatcttttgtCTCATGAAGTAACTTCATGGGACAATTTATGACTTCACGAGAcatatttattttgttcataatgttgtaaatttgtcttatgaagtaacttcacgggacaaaagacaaaaatgaaaggaaaattgcaaaaaccacccCTGAACTATAGAATTGGTTACAATCAcacccttaaactttcaatttgatcaTAATTACCCTCTTATAGTTTCAAAATGGTTGCAATTAGGtccttttattaaattaaattacccTCTTGTAGTTTCAAAAGCTATATGATCATATAgcaaaaaggtaaatgatcatatagaaaaagctatacgatctTATAGCTtgtgctatgcgatcgtgtagcttttgctaTACAATCGATTATATAAATTTGTACGACCTAGTATATGACTCTATACGATTGATTATAAAAAGTTTCTTTCAAATGATTGGAACGGTAGAGACGAAGTTGAAACGAAGGTGAAAACATGTAGATACGATCGATGAGCAGCGAACGACGTCGAAGACGAAGGGAgatgttgagagaaaattgagAGGAGTACTCGAATGCAAATGCGAATGGGAATGGGAAAAGGCAAGCTTGTAAACGAGAAGGAATAGGTACTtctttagttttaaaaagtaagGGTATATCTGGTATTTCACATGTGGAAAAGGTCAGCCATAGAaaagattttttgtttttttggctattttatgaaattttctctctaacATTTTATCTTCATACACTTCTCATCAAACTTCATCAAATTGGTTTCTAATGAAAACTAGCACGACTGAAATAGCCTCTTCAAATTTTCACTTTATAAAATTAGTATGTATTTTTAAAACTCATTCAACTAGTTTTTCTCGAAACATTTCGGACAAGATCTACGATCgagattttgttaaaaaatcaacttttggCCATTATGTAAATTTCCAaactttcaaataaattttacaaTTATACAGATGGGTCTAAGTgattgcattttaatttttaaattttgggaaagatAATTTTGCCAAAAAAATGGTAAGATaggaaaattatataaaatcttAGTATTAATCTCGAGTATATTAGCActgagattctatatatttgagctttcttGGTGAATTCTCGGGCAGTTTAACATCGAGTTTCTATATATTTAGGTTTTCTCAATGAATCTTGGGCAAATTAACATCGAGATTCTATACATTTCTCATGTTTTACTAAATCTTTTGCTAAATttgtttttctcaaattttaaaaattacaagtCAATCACTTGAAAACAATTTAGATACTTTGGAAATTCAATATTATTGTGGAACAACTTAAAGAGTTGAAAAGTTacataaatatttgatataatatttggttgaatttgtaaaaaatttgaaaatataaaaaaaattggtataaaattttttaagattgcacaatatttgaaaaaataacagAATATCAATGTGTAATGGTCGAGATGTAGCAAGAAGGTCCAAATCAATCTAAaaatgttgctttttttttttttttatcaaatctCGATGACCGATCTCGCACGAGGTGGATCGAGAAAAACTATTCTAAcgagtttgaaaaaaaaaatgcttgttttaaaaagtaaaaacttgAAGAGACTATTTCTAACcgtttattatttaattctttacttttagtttttatacttcAGAATTTGTAACCATCatgaaaaatttattaatcACTTTGTTGATCTCTATAGATAAGAAATTGTTGTActtatcaaaatttgaaattaaattattacaaatttaagaataaattgTTGCTTTGATGAAAATCCGAGAACCTACAATATGATGTTGATTCAACAACTTTGTACTAGCTCACTTGAGCTTCAAGGTTCAAACTCTTGTAGCCCCTACAGTTTTTAACacataaaattgaaacattGTCAACATAGTCGATCAATTGCAAATTTTCGTTTCTTTTTCGAGTTTAGCAAATAAAGGCAGAAAGATTCgaacatgcattttttttttataatcaaatACATTAGGGAGCGATGGAATACAAGTTTGTGGGGGCCAAATTTGGGccttttattaaaagaaattgacaTGCTATATAGGAGGGATTGTCATAAAAAAGAACCACCCTCCATTTAATATTTCACATAAATTTCCATTACAGTGGGAGGAATCTCCTCGACGAATATAAAATTTTCCTGTATGTGAAATGTAATGAACACATAAAGTTGGACAGAACTATGTAAAAAGAGTCATATCCCTTCTTTTCTAAAAGCTTTCTACTGGAGCCCATCCTTTCTTCTCCAATTCCAGTCTAAGAGCCTGAAATTATTATGCAAAGCCAAGAATCAATGGATTAAATAAACACTCTTTATTTGGGGGTAATCAAATGAAGTAAgatgccaaaaaaaaaagtatgataTTTCCGTTTTTAGGGATTCATTCACCTTGATTCTCTTTCTATTGATATCAAAATCAAAGTTCCCGATTCGGGATGCTGATCGGTATTCTACTATCGACTTCTTGCCTGGTGGAAACCAAAACTCGACGTCATCCACAAACTAATTTGTACAAAGAAAATTAGTCACTTTCAGTTTCCCCCGAGTGCCATTAAGCTGTCTATACTTCACAAATGAGTTATAAACTTAAACATACCCCTAGTATGGGACTTTCATATTCCACTAATAAATAGTCATCTTTCTGCTCTACTATCTTCGGCGTAAACTTGTCGGGTTTTGTCGATTTTATCTGCAATGAAACAGAGGATTTCACAAACCGACACTAATCGATTGGCTTTTTTGTTACAGCAAAATAAGCTGAGAATTTAAAAAGGAAGGAGAGGTCCGTCTTGGTTTTTACCACTTGGGTAAGTTCCTGCATTGCCACTTCTCTGCTTATAGGATCTTTCTTGCCTCTTCCTTCTTCTGGGTTATAATTCCTGccagaattaaaaattaaatggaattcgATAATCATAACTCATGACAATCCTCAGAACAGAGAATTAAACCAACATCTTGAGACATCTCATCAATCTTAGAACTATTGAGGTAATCAACAGATTTGAGTTCATAAATTCTTGATTACATAGTTTTGTTTTGTAATTAGGGGGTAGAAATTTAAATCTTTGACCTTTCAGACGAGAATATAATACCTTAACCAGCTAAGTTATGCACAAGAAATTGGAAGCACAAAGGTGAAGATTGTCATAATAGAGTTGTAAGTTAAGAGGCATGTTTAAAGATAGATTTCATACTGATGTGAGGCTAATTACAAAGTAGTAGTCCTCATAACGAAAAGATCAATCACTTGAGCTGACAATTTTGCTGCTTTACCTTACCGCCCATGATATTATTCtttaactaataataataaaaatgtcaATCATTATATTACCATTGATCACATcccattttttaatcaaaaataAGAAAAGGCACGTGTTTTGTGttccaaaataaaaattgaattccCTGTTAAATGTGAAAGGTCTAACATGTTGTGCTTAGTTTTGACTTTTCCAGTATGGTTTGGCCAACATGTTATCATATGATCATTTCCTGTTTGGTTCTCTATCGAGATCTATTTTCACATTATCACATGTTAAAATCATCATTTTAGAAAAAGTGTGATGCCGACATTTGAAATCACTCATTAAACTAAGTCAAACTTATACTACGATATCAACACacacttttcaatttttctgttaaataatatttgaaagtaTTCTCACTTTTTGGAAAGACTTTGCGTAAGAAAATGTGTTGAGTTACGCAAGAGAAATTTAAATGTGTTGAGAATTATTATCAAAACTTCATTGAAACTTAAATTAACAGGACTTTTTTAGTGGGGAAATGGATTTACCATGGTGGAGCATAATGGGTGAGATCGCTGACATTTTCTGAAGTAGATATACAGTTCCTAGTTGCTGGACACAGTGCCAAACTTGGTTGGTTTTTCTGCACACCAAGATATTCAGGCTTTTTCCCACTGCATTAAAAACAGATAACATCGCTCAATCAAAATTTGTATCCCTGGCTAAAACAAGAGCCAGATTCCCAAAATTTACTTCCCCTTGATTTCGTTCAATAACCTTTTCTTAACACACCTTTTCAAAATCTacaccaaaatttgaaaaaaaagaaaaaaacaaaacaaaacaaagaaagaagtagttcttgaaaatatatttacgTAGAAACACAATACAAGTTCTTTTATGTATAAGAGCCTCAGATTTTGGTATAAATTATATCTTCCTCTTTCTGCTTCTACGTTTGTGTCAAACTAGTACAGATGCTACTAAAATTCAAAGTTTCGTCCCAAGAATTAAATTTACTAGACTCAAAAAGTTTGGTATTGAAGAATAGTGTAGTGACCATTGTAGTTAATAAGCTAAAGTTCAATTACCAAATAGGAAGTTTCAAGAGTACGAAACGGACAAAAATATTGAGTACACTCGTACAATTTGAACAAATTTTTCAATGTTGCAAAGAGAAGGGTATTACTTGAAAAAAGAAACATGGACAGATTGATAAATTAACACCACAAAATCAGACAAGAAGATGAGGCTTCCAAGTCACAAACAAAGTTAGCACAGATCATTAAACTTCAACCACGGCAGCAACGGAAAGTCCACCGGCAATTCGTCGAATAGAAAAACACGCTCGAATTTTCATTTCTCAAACAAGAACAGGATAATATCAAAACGACTATCGTCTGAAGACTCATAATACACACCAACATTAAGCAGAGAAACGAGAACAGGGAAATGCGTCGACATACCTCAAGTTAAAAATCGCTCCAATGACCGCTAATTCGCTACTCCGCAGTACTATTTCCCTTCAAGATGAAACGATTCACATTTAAGAAACTTCAATTCTTAAGGAAACAGAGAGAGAGAAGGAGAGAGAGTACCTTCGATTGATATTTTCAGCGGATTGGTCGCGGCTTTGGTGCTGGTGACAGAGGATGATACGGGGGAAGGTGGAGATGGAAGCAGAGCGTAAGCGAGCATTTCTGTAACGGTTGCAGAAACAATAAGGGCTTGAAGACGCCATTGAAGCCATTGAGAAAAACTTTCAGAGGAAAACAAACCGTCTCCGTCCACCTGCT
Proteins encoded:
- the LOC120092850 gene encoding uncharacterized protein LOC120092850; translation: MASMASSSPYCFCNRYRNARLRSASISTFPRIILCHQHQSRDQSAENINRREIVLRSSELAVIGAIFNLSGKKPEYLGVQKNQPSLALCPATRNCISTSENVSDLTHYAPPWNYNPEEGRGKKDPISREVAMQELTQVIKSTKPDKFTPKIVEQKDDYLLVEYESPILGFVDDVEFWFPPGKKSIVEYRSASRIGNFDFDINRKRIKALRLELEKKGWAPVESF